In Mycolicibacterium mucogenicum DSM 44124, the following are encoded in one genomic region:
- a CDS encoding GntR family transcriptional regulator, which yields MAIDQTPASERAYRDTKSKILVGAVKGGQLLSEVEVAAELGVSRTPVHEAFLRLAAEDLLDLLPRRGAVVVPIPPREATDLLEMRLALEGSAVRRLCRSEATAQAAAAELTRLIDQQRGAAADLVRFAELDDAFHRHIVDAAGNCIAQRFYGSLGDRQRRMMADAVQADQTLVARLIAEHAELAHAVGTRDAAAFDARLLAHLESTYEVVLR from the coding sequence GTGGCCATTGATCAGACCCCCGCCAGCGAGCGCGCCTACCGTGACACCAAGAGCAAGATTCTGGTCGGCGCGGTCAAGGGCGGGCAGCTGCTGAGCGAGGTCGAAGTCGCGGCGGAGCTCGGCGTCAGCCGGACCCCGGTGCACGAGGCCTTCCTGCGGCTGGCGGCCGAGGACCTGCTCGACCTCCTGCCCCGGCGGGGCGCGGTCGTCGTCCCGATCCCGCCGCGTGAAGCCACCGACCTGCTCGAGATGCGCCTGGCGCTGGAGGGCAGCGCCGTGCGCCGGCTCTGCCGCTCCGAGGCCACCGCGCAGGCGGCGGCCGCCGAACTCACCCGTCTGATCGACCAGCAGCGCGGTGCCGCTGCCGACCTGGTGCGCTTCGCCGAGCTCGACGACGCCTTCCACCGGCACATCGTGGACGCCGCGGGGAACTGCATCGCACAGCGGTTCTACGGCTCGCTGGGGGACCGGCAGCGCCGCATGATGGCCGACGCCGTGCAGGCCGACCAGACCCTCGTCGCCCGGCTCATCGCCGAACACGCCGAGCTGGCGCACGCCGTCGGGACGCGTGATGCCGCGGCGTTCGATGCCCGCCTGCTGGCGCACCTCGAGTCGACCTACGAGGTGGTGCTGCGATGA
- a CDS encoding M28 family peptidase, whose translation MRRVLAAGLLTAVLASCAPPPQAPAPPPPPAPDLARDLAGKVGTDGIYNHLKKFAAIAAANKGTRADGTPGYQASVDYVANLLRDKGFDVQTPEYVRVERGAPGNPVLDVGGRRWGIVQASLLTSTAPGGLTAPTLHPVKPAGCAPDDYGTLNLRGAIAVVDDAVCSVVDKQNAAVTRGAVAVLVVSPPSANGAPRGLFSPGYYEHLNTPVGIIGKDADAVLLKTNTPVKLTLDAKNTGVKSRNVLAQTKTGDQHSVVLAGAHLDSAPTSAGINDAATGVSALLETAAALGGSPKIENAVRFTFWGSGAVGQEGATKYVRALAAEPLNDIALYLDFDILGSPNAGFFTFDGDQSGQANPEIPLDAVPAGSAGLERTLAGYLYLAGKRPADMTMDLGSGYGPFLTAGIPVGGISTGTSQRKSPIQARLWGGQVGAAFDPGYGPTGDTVEQLNRSALAVTGPAVAFAVGTYAQSLTGPNGVPLHDQRHRQAGK comes from the coding sequence ATGAGGCGCGTACTGGCCGCCGGTCTGCTGACCGCGGTGCTGGCGTCGTGTGCCCCACCGCCGCAGGCGCCGGCCCCACCGCCACCGCCGGCCCCTGACCTCGCTCGCGACCTGGCAGGCAAGGTGGGCACCGACGGCATCTACAACCATCTCAAGAAGTTCGCCGCCATCGCCGCGGCGAACAAGGGCACCCGGGCCGACGGCACGCCCGGCTACCAGGCCAGCGTCGACTACGTGGCGAACCTGCTGCGGGACAAAGGGTTCGACGTCCAGACCCCGGAGTATGTGCGCGTGGAACGGGGTGCCCCCGGCAATCCCGTGCTCGACGTCGGCGGCCGCCGGTGGGGGATCGTGCAGGCCTCACTGCTGACGTCCACGGCGCCCGGCGGCCTGACCGCACCGACGCTGCATCCAGTGAAGCCGGCCGGTTGCGCGCCGGACGATTACGGCACGCTCAACCTGCGCGGCGCCATCGCGGTGGTCGACGACGCGGTGTGTTCGGTGGTCGACAAGCAGAACGCGGCGGTGACCCGCGGCGCGGTCGCGGTGCTGGTGGTCAGCCCGCCCAGCGCGAACGGCGCCCCGCGCGGGCTGTTCAGTCCTGGCTACTACGAACACCTCAACACGCCGGTCGGCATCATCGGCAAGGACGCCGATGCCGTACTGCTGAAAACCAACACCCCGGTGAAGCTCACCCTCGACGCCAAGAACACCGGTGTGAAATCGCGAAACGTCTTGGCCCAGACCAAGACCGGCGACCAGCACAGCGTCGTGCTGGCGGGTGCGCACCTCGACAGCGCGCCGACGAGCGCGGGCATCAACGACGCGGCAACCGGGGTGTCGGCACTGCTGGAGACCGCTGCCGCGCTCGGTGGTTCGCCGAAGATCGAGAACGCGGTGCGGTTCACCTTCTGGGGTTCGGGCGCGGTGGGCCAGGAAGGCGCCACCAAGTACGTGCGCGCGCTGGCTGCCGAACCGCTGAATGACATTGCGCTGTACCTGGATTTCGACATCCTCGGCTCACCCAACGCCGGGTTCTTCACGTTCGACGGCGACCAGTCCGGTCAGGCCAACCCCGAGATCCCCCTCGACGCGGTGCCGGCCGGCTCCGCCGGCCTCGAGCGCACGCTGGCCGGGTATCTGTACCTCGCCGGCAAGCGGCCCGCCGACATGACGATGGATCTGGGCAGTGGCTACGGTCCGTTCCTCACCGCCGGCATTCCGGTCGGTGGTATCTCGACGGGGACGTCGCAGCGAAAGTCGCCGATCCAGGCCAGATTGTGGGGCGGGCAGGTGGGCGCCGCCTTCGATCCCGGGTATGGGCCGACGGGCGACACCGTCGAGCAGCTGAACCGGTCCGCGCTTGCGGTGACCGGGCCGGCCGTCGCGTTTGCGGTCGGCACCTATGCGCAGTCGCTGACCGGACCCAACGGTGTGCCGTTGCACGACCAACGACACCGGCAAGCAGGCAAGTAG